The Candoia aspera isolate rCanAsp1 chromosome 6, rCanAsp1.hap2, whole genome shotgun sequence genome has a segment encoding these proteins:
- the KCNK18 gene encoding potassium channel subfamily K member 18, protein MQSFGKMKSKTSPSQTEERTCCQLFWAIFPHACFICSLVVYALLGALMFSHVEGCRQSHEGEAYRNFMRRLWNLSKDLSDNETNNEIFMTRTRDLINEIDFAWFIDPSKKWSFLGSLFFCCTVFTTVGYGHSYPVTRLGKYLCMVYALFGIPLMFLVLTDMGDILAAILSTSYNRARKLQSKILARLSLGSCCKKNADSKGDSASLGPAKIVLLEPLNIRDALKNNSSFKKKPGQYQNVEIFERLIIRENAFLTPPKLTRFDRWSSCPELDKGEMVNHMISNLNNIGKEVEKLDVPFSLMTFIVFAYISCAAAILPHWERALNFEEAFYFCFITLTTIGFGDVKLQHPNFFLFLSVYIVVGMEIVIIAFKLGQDRILGLYKKLLFCIGRKKVSDKRA, encoded by the exons ATGCAAAGTTTTGGGAAGATGAAGTCAAAAACATCTCCTTCCCAGACAGAGGAAAGGACTTGCTGTCAATTATTCTGGGCGATCTTTCCCCATGCTTGCTTCATTTGTTCTTTAGTGGTCTATGCCCTCCTGGGGGCACTCATGTTTTCTCACGTGGAAGGCTGCAGACAGAGCCATGAAGGTGAAGCATACAGGAACTTCATGCGGAGGCTTTGGaatctttcaaaggatttgtcAG ATAATGAGACCAACAATGAGATATTTATGACCAGAACACGTGACCTGATTAATGAAATTGACTTTGCATGGTTTATTGATCCCTCAAAGAAGTGGTCCTTCCTTGgctctctctttttctgctgCACTGTCTTCACAACAGTGG GTTATGGCCACAGTTACCCTGTGACAAGACTTGGGAAATACTTGTGCATGGTGTATGCCTTGTTTGGCATACCTCTCATGTTCCTGGTCCTTACCGACATGGGCGACATCCTAGCAGCTATATTATCCACCTCTTACAATCGAGCCCGGAAACTACAGTCGAAAATATTAGCCAGGCTTTCTTTGGGATCTTGTTGTAAGAAAAATGCTGATTCAAAAGGAGACTCAGCTTCACTTGGGCCAGCCAAAATAGTCCTTCTTGAACCTTTAAATATTAGggatgctttgaaaaataattcttcctttaaaaaaaagcctggaCAATATCAAAATGTTGAAATTTTTGAAAGGCTTATCATCagggaaaatgcatttttaaccCCTCCAAAACTGACCAGATTTGATAGATGGAGTTCATGTCCTGAATTAGACAAAGGGGAAATGGTGAATCACATGATTAGCAATCTCAATAATATAGGGAAAGAAGTAGAAAAGCTGGATGTACCCTTTTCACTGATGACTTTTATTGTTTTTGCATACATCTCCTGTGCTGCAGCTATTCTTCCACATTGGGAAAGAGCTTTAAATTTTGAGGAAgctttctatttttgctttatcACCTTAACTACCATTGGCTTTGGTGATGTCAAGCTGCAGCATCCCaactttttcttgtttctctcaGTTTATATTGTGGTTGGCATGGAAATTGTCATAATTGCTTTCAAGCTAGGACAAGACAGGATCCTTGGTCTGTACAAGAAGCTACTTTTCTGCATTGGTCGAAAAAAAGTTTCAGACAAAAGAGCATGA